One genomic region from Streptomyces venezuelae encodes:
- a CDS encoding ferritin-like domain-containing protein, whose amino-acid sequence MSTRDLYTTAPSTPTWQVPAAGAARFSWEYEDGRERLLALYQKGKDKQWDGATRIDWDLDVDPYDPLGTPDEVLNLYGTRHWAKMTEKDKGDLRRHYSSWQFSQFLHGEQGAMICAARIVESVPDLDAKFYSATQTMDEARHAEIYGRFLHEKIGMLYPINDNLKGLLDDTLRDSRWDMPYLGMQVLIEGLALAAFGMIRDTTDKPLPKQILAYVMQDEARHVAFGRMALRDYYRQLSDTELREREEFVIEGCYLMRDRLRGVEVLENFGIPKREAEELSEQSEFLHLFRKLLFSRIVPCVKDIGLWGERLQKAYLDMGVFDLGDSNLDLLMTQDEEIAERLDAERFAAEERARVTEVADAIAEGAAGE is encoded by the coding sequence GTGTCGACGCGCGACCTCTACACCACGGCCCCGTCCACCCCGACCTGGCAGGTGCCCGCGGCCGGCGCCGCCCGGTTCTCCTGGGAGTACGAGGACGGCCGCGAGCGCCTCCTCGCCCTCTACCAGAAGGGCAAGGACAAGCAGTGGGACGGCGCCACCCGCATCGACTGGGACCTCGACGTCGACCCGTACGACCCGCTCGGCACCCCCGACGAGGTCCTCAACCTCTACGGCACCCGCCACTGGGCGAAGATGACCGAGAAGGACAAGGGCGACCTGCGCCGGCACTACTCCTCCTGGCAGTTCAGCCAGTTCCTCCACGGCGAGCAGGGCGCCATGATCTGCGCCGCCCGGATCGTCGAGTCCGTCCCCGACCTGGACGCCAAGTTCTACTCGGCCACCCAGACCATGGACGAGGCCCGGCACGCCGAGATCTACGGCCGCTTCCTCCACGAGAAGATCGGGATGCTCTACCCGATCAACGACAACCTCAAGGGCCTTCTCGACGACACCCTGCGCGACTCCCGCTGGGACATGCCCTACCTCGGCATGCAGGTCCTCATCGAGGGCCTCGCCCTCGCCGCCTTCGGCATGATCCGCGACACCACCGACAAGCCGCTCCCCAAGCAGATCCTCGCGTACGTGATGCAGGACGAGGCCCGGCACGTGGCCTTCGGCCGGATGGCCCTGCGCGACTACTACCGGCAGCTGTCGGACACGGAGCTCCGGGAGCGCGAGGAGTTCGTGATCGAGGGCTGTTACCTGATGCGCGACCGGCTGCGCGGCGTCGAGGTCCTGGAGAACTTCGGCATCCCGAAGCGGGAGGCGGAGGAGCTCAGCGAGCAGAGCGAGTTCCTGCACCTCTTCCGCAAGCTGCTCTTCAGCAGGATCGTCCCCTGCGTGAAGGACATCGGCCTCTGGGGCGAGCGGCTCCAGAAGGCCTACCTCGACATGGGCGTCTTCGACCTCGGCGACTCCAACCTGGATCTGCTGATGACCCAGGACGAGGAGATCGCGGAGCGGCTCGACGCGGAGCGCTTCGCGGCGGAGGAGCGGGCGCGGGTGACGGAGGTGGCGGACGCGATCGCGGAGGGGGCGGCGGGGGAGTAG
- a CDS encoding AurF N-oxygenase family protein translates to MTPFRESPGPDFSLLRDALGPLRDREQVAERLLESSRKHAYDPDTELDWDAPFEDGKWFWPPELVSLYDTPLWRRMSEEQRIALSRHEAASLASLGIWFEIILMQLLVRHIYDKSLTSHHVRYALTEIADECRHSMMFARLIQQGGTPAYPVPRLYHNLARLLKTVSTTPGSFASTLLGEEILDWMQRLTFPDERVQTLVRGVTRIHVVEEARHVRYAREELRRQMVTAPRWEQEFTRLSCGEAARVFSTCFVNPAVYEAVGLDRREAVAQVRASGHRREVMQSGAKRLTDFLDDIGVLRGAGRRLWRSSGLLA, encoded by the coding sequence ATGACCCCCTTCCGCGAGTCCCCAGGGCCCGACTTCAGCCTCCTCCGGGACGCCCTGGGGCCGCTGCGCGACCGTGAGCAGGTCGCCGAGCGGCTCCTGGAGTCCTCCCGCAAGCACGCGTACGACCCGGACACCGAACTCGACTGGGACGCGCCCTTCGAGGACGGCAAGTGGTTCTGGCCGCCCGAGCTCGTCTCCCTCTACGACACCCCGCTGTGGCGCCGGATGTCCGAGGAGCAGCGGATCGCGCTCTCCCGCCACGAGGCGGCCTCGCTCGCCTCGCTCGGCATCTGGTTCGAGATCATCCTGATGCAGCTGCTCGTCCGGCACATCTACGACAAGTCCCTGACCAGCCATCACGTCCGCTACGCGCTCACCGAGATCGCCGACGAGTGCCGGCATTCGATGATGTTCGCCCGGCTGATCCAGCAGGGCGGCACCCCCGCGTACCCGGTGCCGAGGCTCTACCACAACCTCGCGCGCCTCCTGAAGACCGTCTCCACGACGCCCGGCTCGTTCGCCTCGACCCTCCTCGGCGAGGAGATCCTCGACTGGATGCAGCGGCTGACCTTCCCGGACGAGCGGGTGCAGACCCTCGTCCGCGGGGTGACCCGGATCCATGTGGTGGAGGAGGCCCGGCACGTCCGGTACGCCCGCGAGGAGCTGCGCCGCCAGATGGTGACCGCGCCTCGCTGGGAGCAGGAGTTCACCCGGCTGAGCTGCGGGGAGGCGGCCCGCGTCTTCTCCACCTGCTTCGTCAACCCCGCGGTGTACGAGGCCGTGGGTCTGGACCGGCGCGAGGCCGTGGCGCAGGTGAGGGCGAGCGGGCACCGGAGGGAGGTCATGCAGTCCGGGGCGAAGCGGCTGACGGACTTCCTCGACGACATCGGGGTGCTGCGGGGGGCGGGGCGCCGCCTGTGGCGGTCCTCGGGGCTCCTCGCCTGA
- a CDS encoding TetR/AcrR family transcriptional regulator, translating into MTGAATPAYRRLSVEERRGQLLDAALGLFAHRTPEDVSLDDVAEAAGVSRPLVYRYFPGGKQQLYEAALRSSADALNRCFSEPPVGAPTERLGRVLDRYLTFVDEHDAGFSALLRGGSVAETSRTSAIVDEVRRAAAEQILVHLGAERPGRRLSMLVRTWIAAVEAASLIWLDEEKQPPARELREWLVDHLVALLAATTASDEETAAVVGRLLAQETPEGPVAALARKVAPVVGEAAHLL; encoded by the coding sequence ATGACAGGCGCCGCCACCCCCGCGTACCGCAGGCTCAGTGTCGAGGAGCGGCGCGGGCAGCTGCTCGACGCCGCCCTGGGGCTCTTCGCCCACCGGACGCCCGAGGACGTCTCGCTCGACGACGTCGCCGAGGCGGCCGGCGTCTCGCGGCCCCTCGTCTACCGCTACTTCCCCGGCGGCAAGCAGCAGCTGTACGAGGCCGCCCTGCGCTCCTCGGCCGACGCCCTGAACCGCTGCTTCAGCGAGCCGCCCGTCGGGGCGCCGACGGAGCGGCTCGGCCGGGTCCTCGACCGGTACCTGACCTTCGTCGACGAGCACGACGCCGGGTTCAGCGCCCTGCTGCGGGGCGGCAGCGTCGCCGAGACCTCCCGGACCAGCGCGATCGTGGACGAGGTCCGGCGGGCCGCCGCCGAGCAGATCCTCGTCCACCTCGGGGCCGAGCGGCCGGGCCGCCGGCTCTCCATGCTGGTGCGGACGTGGATCGCGGCCGTGGAGGCCGCCTCCCTCATCTGGCTCGACGAGGAGAAGCAGCCCCCGGCGCGTGAACTCCGGGAGTGGCTGGTCGACCATCTCGTCGCCCTCCTCGCCGCGACCACCGCGAGCGACGAGGAGACGGCGGCGGTCGTCGGGCGGCTCCTCGCACAGGAGACACCCGAGGGGCCGGTCGCGGCGCTCGCCCGCAAGGTGGCCCCCGTCGTGGGCGAGGCGGCCCACCTGCTGTGA
- a CDS encoding C40 family peptidase — MSRRLLRTVCAGALAAATALAGVVPAAGAGPTDPPPPADPSAEAPIAWADPAAEPVGPVDPEAGADSVDPADPADATGPADAADLAAAVDPVRPTAGVTPEPFETQGDPVDPAGPVDPADPADPLDDDAAALPPPGGDSVTALLTRLRTLYQRAEEATERYNAADEALKLQAADTKKVTARLTTARTELARGRALAGRLAREQYQGRAVSSSFPSYLRALFAEDPQSALDQGRLLARAARERAGTVSRLEGAERRADALASASRKALDRQQSLAAAQRVRRDDVTAKLREVEKLLASLSPDQLARLTELERVQTAGAQRELLDSGVLDGPRTPSRAGAAALRFAIGQIGKPYAWGAEGPESYDCSGLTQQAWAAAGRELPRTSQEQWATLPRVPLSELRPGDLVVYFPGATHVALYLGEGLVVQAPRPGGKVKVSPVAANPLLGAVRPDPGGEALETYAPPELPAGATDGGDEGYDRSS, encoded by the coding sequence GTGTCGCGAAGGCTGCTGCGTACGGTCTGCGCGGGGGCACTGGCCGCGGCGACGGCCCTCGCAGGGGTGGTCCCGGCGGCGGGAGCGGGGCCGACGGACCCGCCGCCACCCGCGGATCCCTCGGCGGAGGCCCCGATCGCCTGGGCGGACCCGGCGGCGGAACCGGTCGGCCCGGTGGACCCGGAGGCCGGAGCCGATTCCGTGGATCCGGCCGACCCGGCGGACGCGACCGGCCCGGCCGACGCTGCCGACCTTGCCGCCGCAGTGGATCCCGTACGCCCCACTGCCGGGGTGACTCCGGAGCCATTCGAGACGCAAGGCGATCCCGTCGACCCCGCCGGTCCTGTCGACCCCGCCGATCCCGCCGACCCCCTCGACGACGACGCCGCCGCTCTCCCCCCACCCGGCGGCGACTCCGTCACCGCGCTCCTCACCCGTCTGCGGACGCTCTACCAGCGCGCCGAGGAGGCCACCGAGCGGTACAACGCCGCCGACGAGGCCCTCAAGCTCCAGGCCGCCGACACCAAGAAGGTCACGGCCCGGCTCACCACCGCCCGGACCGAGCTCGCCCGGGGGCGGGCCTTGGCCGGGCGGCTCGCCAGGGAGCAGTACCAGGGCAGGGCCGTGTCCTCCTCGTTCCCCTCCTACCTCCGGGCACTCTTCGCCGAGGATCCCCAGTCGGCCCTGGACCAGGGGCGTCTGCTCGCCCGCGCGGCCCGCGAGCGGGCCGGCACCGTCTCGCGGCTGGAAGGAGCCGAGCGCCGCGCCGACGCGCTGGCGAGCGCGTCGCGCAAGGCCCTCGACCGGCAGCAGTCCCTCGCCGCCGCGCAGCGCGTCCGGCGCGACGACGTGACGGCGAAGCTGCGCGAGGTCGAGAAGCTGCTCGCGTCGCTCTCCCCCGATCAGCTCGCCCGGCTCACCGAGCTGGAGCGCGTCCAGACCGCGGGTGCCCAGCGTGAACTCCTCGACTCCGGCGTCCTGGACGGCCCCCGCACCCCGTCCCGGGCGGGCGCGGCCGCCCTGCGCTTCGCGATCGGCCAGATCGGCAAGCCGTACGCGTGGGGGGCCGAGGGCCCGGAGTCGTACGACTGCTCGGGGCTGACCCAGCAGGCGTGGGCGGCGGCGGGGCGCGAGCTTCCTCGGACCAGCCAGGAGCAGTGGGCGACGCTGCCCCGGGTACCGCTGTCCGAGCTCCGGCCGGGCGACCTGGTGGTCTACTTCCCCGGCGCCACCCATGTGGCGCTCTATCTCGGCGAAGGCCTGGTGGTGCAGGCGCCGCGGCCCGGCGGGAAGGTCAAGGTCTCCCCCGTCGCGGCGAACCCGCTCCTCGGGGCGGTCCGGCCCGATCCGGGCGGGGAGGCCCTGGAGACGTACGCGCCGCCGGAGCTTCCGGCGGGGGCCACGGACGGCGGTGACGAGGGGTACGACCGCTCCTCCTGA
- a CDS encoding MFS transporter, protein MPKLLPDTGPQRTLAASNFVYTVGSGLFLTAGVLYFTQAVHLPAATVGLGLGIAGLLSLALGIAVGHLADRYGARGVHAATLVVQAAATAGFVLADGFWPFVVAVSTATGAKAAGLAARAPLIRHYGGERPQEFRSCLRAVTNVGISLGALLAGWAVRVGTLDAYRILAVGNALAFAAAAVLVLLPPVAPPPAAGGPRWIALRDRPYLVLTALDGVMAIQFKVLTVAVPLWLVGSTAAPHWLVSGAMLANTVIVVGLQVRASRGIDSPRAGGRAYRRAGAAFLASCGLVSLSAGVPAWAAVALLLTAVVVHTIGELWHSAGGFEVSFALAPRHATGQYLGVFGLGAGFSEAIGPGLLIALCITWGRPGWFVAGALFAVAGLLTPLAVRGAEANRVPEAAPAPVTTIRPALIRTGR, encoded by the coding sequence ATGCCCAAGCTGCTGCCGGACACCGGTCCACAGCGCACGCTCGCCGCCTCGAACTTCGTCTACACGGTCGGCAGCGGCCTCTTCCTGACCGCCGGCGTCCTGTACTTCACCCAGGCCGTGCACCTCCCGGCCGCCACCGTCGGGCTCGGGCTCGGCATCGCCGGGCTCCTCTCGCTGGCCTTGGGCATCGCCGTCGGCCATCTCGCGGACCGGTACGGAGCACGCGGCGTCCACGCCGCGACCCTGGTCGTCCAGGCGGCCGCCACGGCGGGCTTCGTCCTCGCGGACGGTTTCTGGCCCTTCGTCGTCGCCGTCTCGACGGCCACCGGGGCCAAGGCCGCCGGGCTCGCCGCCCGCGCGCCGCTGATCCGGCACTACGGAGGAGAGCGGCCGCAGGAGTTCCGTTCCTGTCTGCGGGCCGTGACCAATGTCGGCATCTCCCTCGGGGCGCTGCTCGCGGGCTGGGCCGTCCGTGTCGGCACCCTGGACGCGTACCGGATCCTGGCCGTCGGCAACGCCCTCGCGTTCGCGGCCGCCGCCGTCCTCGTCCTCCTGCCGCCCGTCGCGCCCCCGCCAGCCGCCGGAGGGCCCCGCTGGATCGCCCTGCGGGACCGGCCGTATCTCGTGCTCACCGCGCTCGACGGCGTCATGGCCATCCAGTTCAAGGTGCTCACCGTGGCCGTTCCGCTGTGGCTCGTCGGATCCACGGCCGCCCCGCACTGGCTGGTCTCGGGCGCGATGCTCGCCAACACCGTCATCGTCGTCGGACTCCAGGTCCGGGCGAGCAGGGGCATCGACTCGCCCCGGGCCGGCGGCCGCGCCTACCGGCGCGCCGGAGCGGCCTTCCTCGCCTCCTGCGGCCTGGTCTCGCTCTCCGCGGGCGTCCCGGCGTGGGCCGCCGTCGCGCTGCTCCTGACCGCCGTGGTGGTCCACACGATCGGCGAACTCTGGCACTCGGCGGGCGGCTTCGAGGTGTCCTTCGCCCTCGCCCCGCGCCACGCCACCGGCCAGTACCTGGGCGTCTTCGGCCTCGGCGCGGGCTTCTCGGAGGCCATCGGCCCCGGGCTCCTGATCGCCCTCTGCATCACCTGGGGGCGCCCCGGCTGGTTCGTCGCCGGAGCCCTCTTCGCGGTCGCCGGGCTCCTGACCCCGCTCGCGGTCCGCGGGGCGGAGGCGAACCGGGTTCCCGAGGCCGCGCCCGCGCCCGTGACCACCATCCGCCCGGCCCTCATTCGAACAGGGCGATGA
- a CDS encoding DUF6584 family protein, producing MPVSNTLARVDADLAAGRVPIARQRLRGLVSSFPYDLTLRRRLAEVYRLYGDAAEAGRWMYLEEDRDADETAAFEERYGSHGWRMKALAWRGPEALAGTAVAEERLVAVRTARAEELGRPVDWDDPASYDEDADEEYEAPDGGGRFAAVIVAIGAFLGVSVMVGIWIRGVIALFE from the coding sequence ATGCCCGTCTCGAACACCCTGGCCCGCGTGGACGCGGACCTGGCCGCCGGCCGCGTGCCGATCGCGCGCCAGCGCCTGCGTGGCCTCGTCTCGTCCTTCCCGTACGACCTGACCCTCCGCCGCCGCCTCGCCGAGGTGTACCGCCTCTACGGCGACGCCGCCGAGGCGGGGCGCTGGATGTACCTCGAAGAGGACCGGGACGCGGACGAGACGGCGGCCTTCGAGGAGCGGTACGGGTCTCACGGGTGGCGCATGAAAGCCCTCGCGTGGCGCGGGCCGGAGGCGCTGGCCGGCACGGCGGTCGCCGAGGAGCGGCTCGTCGCGGTGCGGACCGCCCGCGCCGAGGAGCTCGGACGGCCGGTCGACTGGGACGACCCGGCCTCCTACGACGAGGACGCGGACGAGGAGTACGAGGCTCCGGACGGGGGCGGCCGGTTCGCCGCCGTCATCGTGGCGATCGGTGCCTTCCTCGGCGTCTCCGTGATGGTCGGGATCTGGATCCGCGGGGTCATCGCCCTGTTCGAATGA
- a CDS encoding tyrosine-type recombinase/integrase, translating into MAGHIQDRWYKTGTATDGKVSQVKTDRFGLGLRYRARYVGPDGTEKSKSFPDKQKRLAAQWLANIEADMTRGQYVDPRSAKTTFQQFTEKWLKSHSVDPRTLESMTSQLKLHAFPHIGSRPLGSFQPSHIREWVAVLESTVAGSYGRAIYANVRAAFSAAVDDGHLSRNPFSAGSVRPPALDAKRVVPWTAERVFVVRQAMPERYRAMVDLGAGCGMRQGEILGVPVDAIDFDAETLHVGQQLKLSRSKPVFALPKGGKVRDVPLPGPVADVLRAHMKRHPPVEIALPWRTADGPKVTKRLIFLAPGGNHVWRTSLNEEAWKPALVVAGVIAPPETKEDRHAAAREHGMHALRHFYASALLDAGESIKAVSEYLGHSNAALTLRIYAHLMPSSQERTRSAIASVYEAARFEA; encoded by the coding sequence ATGGCTGGCCACATCCAGGACCGCTGGTACAAGACCGGGACCGCCACCGACGGGAAGGTCAGCCAGGTCAAGACTGACCGCTTCGGACTCGGGCTCCGCTACCGGGCCCGCTACGTCGGCCCCGACGGCACCGAGAAGTCCAAGAGCTTCCCCGACAAGCAGAAGCGCCTCGCGGCACAGTGGCTCGCCAACATCGAGGCGGACATGACGCGGGGCCAGTACGTCGACCCGAGGTCGGCCAAGACGACTTTCCAGCAGTTCACCGAGAAGTGGCTCAAGTCCCACAGCGTGGACCCGAGGACGCTCGAATCCATGACGTCGCAGCTCAAACTCCACGCGTTCCCTCACATCGGCTCGCGGCCCCTTGGGTCGTTCCAGCCGAGCCACATCCGGGAGTGGGTTGCAGTGCTCGAATCGACCGTGGCGGGGTCGTATGGGCGGGCCATCTACGCGAACGTGCGTGCCGCGTTCAGCGCGGCCGTGGACGACGGCCACCTGAGCCGGAATCCCTTCTCCGCAGGCTCCGTCCGGCCGCCGGCGCTCGACGCCAAGCGCGTCGTTCCCTGGACGGCTGAGAGGGTCTTCGTCGTGAGGCAGGCCATGCCCGAGCGGTACCGCGCCATGGTCGACCTGGGGGCCGGGTGCGGCATGCGTCAGGGTGAGATCCTGGGCGTGCCGGTGGACGCGATCGACTTCGATGCTGAGACGCTCCACGTCGGGCAGCAGCTCAAGCTCAGCCGGAGCAAGCCGGTGTTCGCCCTCCCCAAGGGCGGGAAGGTCCGTGACGTGCCGCTGCCCGGCCCCGTCGCCGATGTCCTGCGGGCGCACATGAAGCGGCACCCGCCGGTGGAGATCGCCCTTCCTTGGAGGACGGCCGACGGGCCGAAGGTGACCAAGCGCCTCATCTTCCTTGCTCCGGGCGGCAACCACGTCTGGCGCACGTCGCTGAACGAGGAGGCGTGGAAGCCCGCTCTCGTCGTGGCCGGCGTCATCGCCCCGCCGGAGACCAAGGAGGACCGGCATGCCGCCGCCCGCGAGCACGGGATGCACGCGCTGAGGCACTTCTACGCTTCCGCCCTCCTGGACGCGGGAGAGAGCATCAAGGCCGTCAGTGAGTACCTTGGGCACAGCAATGCGGCCCTGACGCTCCGGATCTACGCCCACCTCATGCCGAGCAGCCAAGAGCGCACCCGAAGCGCCATCGCGAGCGTCTACGAAGCGGCCCGGTTCGAGGCCTGA
- a CDS encoding helix-turn-helix transcriptional regulator, giving the protein MASKPIETLRAGLPDRYLTPEDIAAMFSVPIDTVYHWRKQRTGPPGFRVGRHVRYDPAAVRTWVQNQEATDTAA; this is encoded by the coding sequence ATGGCCAGCAAGCCGATCGAGACCCTGCGTGCCGGACTCCCGGACCGCTACCTCACCCCCGAGGACATCGCCGCGATGTTCTCCGTCCCCATCGACACCGTCTACCACTGGCGCAAGCAGCGCACCGGACCGCCCGGCTTCCGCGTCGGCCGCCACGTCCGCTACGACCCCGCCGCAGTCCGCACCTGGGTCCAGAACCAGGAAGCCACCGACACCGCCGCCTGA